From the genome of Malus domestica chromosome 04, GDT2T_hap1, one region includes:
- the LOC103434320 gene encoding uncharacterized protein, translating into MEAKAAAPPSSVADLILHRGGDVSDVDFNILERILPHCTVDQLWTIEKSTRGRDLSPVTDKLWEKICEAKFGADPRIEKIKRVNVVFRWVDVYEAKLEADRLKSQGHQILEAARIQVPSSSSNNERSSSGSGINNVSSRKGSVPMKKLRSEVRNCLEVRNRKIMKNYSSAKDKSTFKPSDIIVLDD; encoded by the coding sequence ATGGAAGCGAAAGCAGCAGCTCCTCCGTCTTCGGTTGCTGATCTTATTCTCCACCGTGGGGGCGATGTTAGCGACGTAGATTTCAATATTCTTGAGAGAATCCTACCACATTGTACTGTCGACCAGTTGTGGACCATAGAGAAGAGTACGAGAGGAAGAGATCTGAGTCCCGTTACAGATAAGCTGTGGGAGAAAATCTGTGAAGCGAAGTTTGGTGCTGATCCGAGGATCGAAAAGATTAAGAGAGTGAATGTCGTGTTCAGATGGGTAGACGTGTATGAGGCAAAACTGGAAGCTGACAGGTTGAAGAGTCAGGGGCATCAAATATTGGAAGCTGCTCGAATACAAGTTCCTTCATCGTCAAGCAATAATGAAAGAAGTAGCTCTGGGAGTGGCATTAATAATGTTTCTTCCAGAAAGGGTAGCGTGCCGATGAAGAAATTGAGAAGTGAAGTTCGTAATTGTCTCGAGGTGAGAAATCGTAAGATCATGAAGAATTACAGTTCTGCGAAAGATAAATCGACATTCAAGCCAAGCGATATTATTGTTTTGGATGATTAG
- the LOC103434322 gene encoding uncharacterized protein yields the protein MANVEAKAAAAPPSSVVDLMRRHGGDVSGIDSNLLEKILPQCTVDELSRIEKSTGGRDLSPVTDKLWRKFYIEEFGASMADQVVENTKTNTNAAFRWKELFEKKVEEVNKKENKAAERLKSRYQMEAARKESRRVVICTEAEAPSSTGNHKRRRSEEVPSSPSNKRRSSSGSNVSVHKKASLIMKKAKRDFLNCLEVKNLAAVAMAKLQKSYRSKKDSTFKRSAIVSEDHAPSFDSCSIRNSRTCLIASAFR from the coding sequence ATGGCTAATGTGGAAGCAAAAGCAGCAGCTGCTCCTCCATCTTCGGTGGTTGACTTAATGCGCCGCCATGGGGGGGATGTTAGTGGAATAGATTCCAATCTTCTCGAGAAAATCCTACCGCAGTGCACCGTGGACGAGTTGAGTCGTATAGAGAAGAGTACCGGAGGCAGAGATTTGAGTCCTGTTACCGATAAGCTGTGGCGGAAATTCTACATAGAGGAGTTCGGTGCTTCGATGGCTGATCAGGTGGTCGAAAACACGAAGACCAACACGAACGCCGCATTCAGATGGAAGGAGCTGTTCGAGAAGAAAGTGGAGGAGGTgaacaagaaagaaaacaaggCGGCTGAGAGGTTGAAGAGCCGGTATCAGATGGAAGCAGCTCGAAAAGAGAGCCGACGAGTTGTTATTTGCACAGAGGCAGAAGCTCCGTCTTCAACAGGGAACCACAAAAGAAGGAGAAGCGAGGAGGTTCCGTCATCTCCAAGCAACAAAAGAAGGAGCAGCAGCGGCAGTAATGTTTCTGTACATAAAAAGGCCAGCTTGATCATGAAAAAGGCCAAAAGAGATTTTCTCAACTGTCTTGAGGTAAAAAATCTTGCAGCTGTGGCAATGGCTAAATTGCAGAAGAGTTACCGTTCCAAGAAAGATTCGACATTCAAGCGAAGCGCCATCGTTTCTGAAGATCACGCTCCGAGTTTCGACTCTTGCTCAATACGCAACAGCAGAACTTGCTTGATAGCCTCGGCCTTTCGATAA
- the LOC108173231 gene encoding protein HEAT INTOLERANT 4-like has product MVEEGAKRKASRKPADSSKPTRPLQKRLKASEPKSKPEPEHLVEDPRKLKDLWKAAFPVGKGWHRMDSVDKEFKWDFLNLKRAFEENGRLNHEVIGNDGNVYLFGTTECHLQRKDEVVVPVLVAVVSPYPPSDELTIKPVDGAEVRFTMKELNMDWIPCIPLYKRDSDTQVIKYPQVFVLGCTERRSDALKCTKDESFVKLQYFFPCLDDHKEEEDDCRARGEVDEVAKFIIEETIEGDDELPPIVKAGLKEYVEDKLFEAKRKGRENKDGSSSVFSFVQANSRRES; this is encoded by the coding sequence ATGGTTGAAGAAGGAGCAAAGAGGAAGGCAAGCCGGAAACCTGCAGACAGCAGCAAACCTACTCGGCCATTGCAAAAGCGGCTGAAAGCTTCCGAACCCAAATCCAAACCGGAACCCGAGCACTTGGTGGAGGATCCCCGAAAACTGAAAGACCTGTGGAAGGCTGCGTTTCCTGTCGGAAAAGGCTGGCACAGGATGGACTCGGTGGACAAAGAGTTCAAGTGGGATTTCCTTAATCTCAAACGAGCATTCGAAGAGAATGGAAGGCTCAATCATGAGGTCATTGGTAACGATGGCAACGTATATCTGTTCGGCACAACTGAATGTCATTTGCAGAGGAAGGATGAAGTTGTAGTCCCTGTTTTGGTGGCTGTTGTATCGCCATACCCGCCTTCGGATGAGCTGACGATTAAGCCAGTCGACGGAGCAGAAGTTAGGTTTACAATGAAAGAATTGAACATGGATTGGATTCCATGCATTCCTCTGTACAAGAGAGATTCAGACACCCAAGTGATAAAGTACCCGCAAGTATTTGTCTTGGGTTGCACGGAGAGGAGAAGCGATGCTTTGAAGTGCACGAAGGATGAAAGTTTCGTGAAACTTCAGTACTTCTTTCCGTGTTTGGATGAtcacaaggaggaagaagatgactgTCGGGCACGAGGAGAGGTGGATGAAGTTGCCAAGTTCATCATAGAGGAGACGATAGAAGGAGATGATGAGTTGCCTCCGATCGTAAAAGCTGGCTTGAAGGAGTATGTGGAGGACAAGCTATTTGAAGCAAAGAGAAAGGGCCGAGAGAACAAAGATGGTAGCAgtagtgttttttcttttgttcaagCGAATAGTAGACGGGAGAGTTGA
- the LOC103434142 gene encoding guanosine deaminase, with the protein MAEANVVETQDGTLSVAAAFAAHQEVVQDRDHKFLTEAVGEAYKGVDCGDGGPFGAVIVRNDEIVVSCHNMVLKHTDPTAHAEVTAIREACKKLNQIELADCEIYASCEPCPMCFGAIHLSRLKRLVYGAKAEAAIAIGFDDFIADALRGTAFYQKANMEIKKADGNGAVIAEQVFEKTKAKFHMY; encoded by the exons ATGGCGGAAGCTAACG TGGTGGAAACGCAAGATGGAACCCTTTCTGTGGCCGCTGCATTTGCTGCACATCAAGAAG TTGTACAGGATAGAGACCACAAATTCTTAACAGAAGCGGTTGGGGAAGCTTATAAGGGAGTTGATTGTGGAGATGGAGGCCCATTTGGTGCAGTTATTGTTCGCAATGATGAGATAGTCGTAAGCTGTCACAACATGGTTCTAAAACACACTGATCCGACTGCCCATGCAGAGGTTACTGCCATAAGAGAG GCCTGTAAGAAGCTCAATCAGATCGAGCTCGCGGACTGCGAAATATATGCATCCTGTGAGCCATGCCCAATGTGCTTTGGTGCCATCCATCTTTCAAGACTTAAG AGGTTGGTTTACGGAGCTAAGGCCGAAGCCGCCATAGCAATTGGTTTCGACGATTTCATTGCGGACGCGTTGAGGGGCACTGCATTTTACCAGAAGGCTAACATGGAGATCAAGAAGGCCGACGGGAACGGCGCGGTGATTGCTGAACAAGTATTTGAGAAAACGAAGGCGAAGTTTCACATGTATTGA
- the LOC103434321 gene encoding protein HEAT INTOLERANT 4-like: MEKGGSAKRKASQMPEFEDKKFTRPLQKRVKTSQPKPKPEPEHLEVEEEPRNLKDLWKSAFPVMTSWWELDRLYSKFDWDFSNLEREFVQGGKLHHEIHGENNKKNVYVFVTTEPHIVEGPPSYKCESIPVVVAISSLSPPSQELAYKITDLSRPGGREEAIIPMKEMKMGWIPYIPMDKRDAQVERLTKHSLKIYYLGCKQRKAALERLERGRYLKIQYSVPYIVDHNSVEEENEQDFEVELPAAEHAREDQKEARRPAFAKMREEMARELALAKNMRIYKFYPVQTPRTPPVEKKLAKINNYCRDADEVF; this comes from the coding sequence ATGGAGAAAGGAGGAAGTGCAAAGAGGAAGGCTAGCCAGATGCCGGAATTTGAGGACAAGAAGTTCACTCGGCCACTGCAAAAGCGGGTCAAGACGTCCCAACCAAAACCTAAACCCGAGCCCGAGCACTTGGAGGTGGAGGAGGAGCCCCGAAACCTGAAAGACTTGTGGAAATCTGCCTTTCCAGTAATGACATCGTGGTGGGAATTGGACAGACTCTACAGCAAATTCGACTGGGATTTCTCCAATCTCGAACGAGAATTCGTACAAGGGGGGAAATTGCATCATGAAATCCATGGCGAAAACAACAAGAAAAACGTCTACGTTTTTGTCACAACCGAGCCTCACATTGTGGAAGGCCCTCCATCATACAAATGCGAATCGATCCCTGTCGTGGTGGCCATCTCATCGCTTTCCCCTCCTTCACAAGAACTAGCCTACAAGATAACTGATTTAAGCAGGCCGGGAGGCCGCGAAGAAGCTATAATTCCGATGAAAGAGATGAAGATGGGCTGGATCCCGTACATTCCTATGGACAAGAGAGATGCCCAAGTCGAGAGATTGACAAAACATTCTCTGAAAATATATTACCTGGGGTGCAAGCAAAGAAAGGCAGCTTTGGAACGCCTCGAAAGAGGCCGGTACTTGAAAATTCAATACTCCGTGCCATACATAGTCGATCACAATAGTGTGGAGGAAGAGAATGAGCAAGATTTTGAGGTGGAGCTACCTGCGGCGGAGCATGCAAGGGAGGACCAAAAGGAAGCAAGAAGACCGGCATTTGCTAAAATGCGAGAGGAAATGGCCAGGGAACTGGCACTCGCGAAAAATATGAGGATTTACAAGTTCTACCCCGTACAAACGCCGCGTACTCCTCCGGTTGAAAAGAAGCTCGCCAAAATCAACAACTACTGTCGCGACGCCGATGAAGTTTTTTGA